From the Clostridium sp. Marseille-P299 genome, one window contains:
- a CDS encoding NAD(+) synthase, with protein sequence MRDGFLKVAAATPDIKVADCEFNKEQIINCIKKAENEDVKVLVFPELCLTGYTCGDLFLQETLLRAAKNALIEIAEYTANMDAIIFIGLPLQNNGKLYNVAAAVQNGKVLGFIPKCHIPNYSEFYEARHFTSGNKEVSYILFQGEKVPFGSRLLFQCKQLEEIIIAAEICEDLWVPQPPSGDHAIAGATLIVNLSASDETTGKDIYRRDLVRNQSARLICGYMYASAGEGESTTDLVFSGHNIIAENGTMLVESERFKNEMVTTEIDFFKLVNERRRMTTFLMNNTGYEVIYFSYPSMKCGVDNKKLPITNLTRFVDKSPFVPSIREDRNKRCSEILNLQAMGLKKRLMHTGFKQVVIGISGGLDSTLALLVASKAFSMLNLDKKGIIAVTMPCFGTTDRTYQNAVTLIEEIGATFKEVRINEAVLLHFKNIGHDENVHDLTFENAQARERTQVLMDIAGQNNAIVVGTGDMSELALGWATYNGDHMSMYGVNASVPKTLVRYLVSYFADELENQKLKEVLYDVLDTPVSPELLPPKEGEISQKTEDIVGPYELHDFFLYYVMRFGFMPSKIYRLAVYAFHGEYDEETILKWLKTFYRRFFTQQFKRSCLPDGPKVGSVAVSPRGDLRMPSDASMNLWMNDLDEIEIGK encoded by the coding sequence ATGAGAGACGGATTCCTTAAGGTAGCAGCAGCAACTCCAGATATTAAAGTGGCTGATTGTGAATTTAATAAAGAGCAGATAATTAATTGTATAAAAAAAGCGGAAAACGAAGATGTAAAGGTATTAGTTTTTCCAGAGCTATGTCTAACTGGTTATACTTGCGGTGATTTATTTTTACAAGAGACTTTGTTAAGAGCAGCAAAAAATGCTCTTATTGAAATAGCTGAATATACAGCGAATATGGATGCTATTATATTTATTGGATTACCATTACAAAACAATGGAAAACTTTACAATGTTGCGGCAGCTGTACAAAATGGTAAAGTACTTGGTTTTATTCCAAAGTGTCATATTCCTAATTATTCAGAATTTTATGAGGCGAGACATTTTACCAGTGGGAACAAAGAAGTTTCTTATATATTATTCCAAGGAGAGAAGGTTCCTTTTGGTAGTAGATTATTGTTCCAATGTAAGCAATTAGAAGAAATTATTATTGCAGCAGAGATATGCGAAGATTTGTGGGTTCCTCAGCCACCAAGTGGTGACCATGCAATTGCGGGAGCGACTCTAATCGTCAATCTTTCGGCAAGTGATGAGACAACGGGGAAGGATATATATCGTAGAGACTTAGTTAGGAACCAATCTGCAAGGTTAATTTGTGGATATATGTATGCCAGTGCTGGAGAAGGGGAATCAACCACTGATTTAGTATTTTCTGGACACAATATAATTGCAGAGAATGGTACAATGCTGGTTGAATCAGAGAGATTTAAAAATGAAATGGTTACAACTGAAATTGACTTTTTTAAATTAGTGAATGAAAGACGTAGAATGACAACATTTCTCATGAACAATACTGGTTATGAGGTTATATATTTTTCTTATCCATCCATGAAGTGTGGAGTGGACAATAAAAAACTTCCGATTACCAACTTAACAAGATTTGTTGATAAATCGCCATTTGTACCAAGTATAAGAGAAGATAGAAATAAACGTTGCAGTGAAATTTTAAATCTTCAAGCAATGGGATTAAAGAAACGTTTGATGCATACTGGATTTAAACAAGTTGTCATTGGTATTTCTGGTGGACTTGATTCAACCCTTGCACTATTGGTGGCAAGTAAAGCATTTTCTATGTTAAATCTTGATAAAAAAGGGATTATTGCAGTAACCATGCCATGTTTTGGGACAACTGACCGTACTTATCAAAATGCAGTAACTTTAATCGAAGAAATAGGTGCAACCTTTAAAGAAGTTAGAATTAATGAAGCTGTACTACTTCATTTTAAAAATATAGGGCATGATGAAAATGTACATGACTTAACCTTTGAAAATGCTCAAGCGAGAGAAAGAACACAAGTATTAATGGACATTGCTGGACAAAATAATGCAATTGTAGTAGGTACTGGCGATATGTCAGAATTGGCTCTTGGATGGGCAACCTATAATGGCGATCATATGTCTATGTATGGAGTAAATGCTTCCGTACCTAAAACATTAGTACGTTATCTTGTTTCATATTTTGCAGACGAATTAGAAAATCAAAAATTAAAAGAAGTTCTTTATGATGTTTTAGATACACCAGTGAGTCCTGAATTATTACCACCAAAAGAGGGTGAAATCTCACAAAAAACCGAAGATATTGTAGGACCTTATGAATTACATGATTTTTTCCTTTATTATGTAATGCGCTTTGGATTTATGCCAAGTAAAATATATCGTCTTGCAGTGTATGCCTTTCATGGTGAGTATGATGAGGAGACCATATTAAAGTGGTTAAAAACATTTTATCGAAGATTTTTTACACAACAATTTAAACGTTCTTGCTTACCAGACGGTCCAAAAGTCGGTTCGGTAGCAGTCTCTCCAAGAGGGGATTTAAGAATGCCAAGTGATGCATCTATGAATTTATGGATGAATGACTTAGATGAAATTGAAATTGGAAAATAA
- a CDS encoding LytR/AlgR family response regulator transcription factor encodes MQIAICDDEKIIRDIVKEKCDEYFKGRDISYNIIMFRNGIELVNYKGNIDIIFLDVEMPQVDGLLAAQYLRDKNVEIPIIFLTSHAELMHKAFKVKAFRYLLKPINRTDFVEALANAIQEVMAEKIIVKYKETSSVINVKDIFYIESLGDNTAIHAKNQYFISNEPLKNWIEVLGDQVFFQTHKSYLVNLHYVKKIEKGMVYLSYEYSVPVSVRNTKKIKEKMVEYIRINAK; translated from the coding sequence ATGCAAATTGCTATATGCGATGATGAAAAGATAATTAGGGATATTGTGAAAGAAAAATGTGATGAATATTTCAAAGGTCGAGATATCTCGTACAATATTATTATGTTTCGAAATGGTATTGAATTAGTGAATTACAAAGGGAATATAGATATTATATTTCTGGATGTTGAGATGCCACAAGTAGATGGGTTATTAGCTGCTCAATATTTAAGAGATAAGAATGTTGAGATACCAATAATTTTTCTTACAAGCCATGCAGAATTGATGCACAAGGCATTTAAAGTGAAAGCATTTCGATATTTACTAAAGCCAATTAATCGAACAGATTTTGTAGAAGCTCTTGCGAATGCGATTCAAGAAGTAATGGCCGAAAAAATTATTGTAAAGTATAAGGAAACAAGTAGTGTTATTAATGTCAAAGATATTTTTTACATAGAATCATTGGGTGATAATACAGCAATACATGCTAAAAATCAGTATTTTATAAGCAATGAACCATTAAAAAATTGGATAGAAGTTCTTGGAGACCAAGTGTTTTTTCAAACCCATAAATCGTATTTAGTGAATTTACATTATGTAAAGAAAATTGAAAAAGGCATGGTTTATTTGTCATACGAATATAGCGTTCCAGTATCTGTTAGAAACACGAAAAAGATTAAGGAAAAGATGGTGGAGTATATTCGCATTAATGCGAAGTAG
- a CDS encoding sensor histidine kinase has translation MVAIQNILIFLVEIIKLSMVMVGLFDYKLKNKMKYMILFSVIILLLSSFLAVNLGLNKNISAGVIICFIIIVIINSITGHRKVLMTFIAYFGISLIDIIISGCIQFLLRIDSVELYKSIPNLLVDTISIGFILLLILIKKKIAINISESFLLLKKRYLYIVFLGIIGCGLYVAPIQIFGLINKSSIGNSLIIFAIYASGIVFIMICVGMVIMNDSNIHYKNINEMNQRLLKQQKLYYQTIIEKEQYTKRFRHDINNHIYCLQHLCEQKKYDELTEYLYDMQKHTAELNLDIQTGNDIVNIIVNDLYSKNKADNIIIKWTGLLPEILKISSMDLCTIFSNLISNAIEAVRILDINDKKVIDVQIRRMNANIVIQISNPVKEQVNILNNRLTTTKKNKDQHGLGSLNVERCVQKYQGQLQYRCIDNIFTANIVFLNIVP, from the coding sequence GTGGTAGCAATTCAGAATATTTTAATATTTTTAGTTGAAATAATTAAGTTAAGTATGGTGATGGTAGGACTCTTTGATTATAAACTTAAAAATAAAATGAAATATATGATATTATTCTCCGTAATAATATTACTGTTATCATCTTTTTTAGCTGTAAATCTTGGATTGAATAAAAACATTAGCGCTGGAGTTATTATATGTTTTATTATAATAGTTATTATTAATTCAATTACTGGCCATAGAAAAGTTTTAATGACATTTATAGCATATTTCGGTATTTCTCTTATTGATATAATAATATCAGGCTGTATACAATTTCTATTAAGAATAGATTCAGTTGAGTTATATAAAAGTATACCTAATTTATTAGTAGACACAATTAGTATAGGATTTATTCTACTTCTCATATTAATAAAGAAAAAAATAGCCATTAATATTTCGGAGTCATTTTTATTATTGAAAAAACGATATCTTTATATTGTTTTTTTGGGGATAATAGGATGTGGTTTATACGTTGCACCAATCCAGATTTTTGGTTTAATAAATAAAAGCTCAATAGGTAATTCTTTAATTATATTTGCCATATATGCTAGTGGAATAGTTTTTATTATGATTTGTGTAGGAATGGTTATAATGAACGATTCAAATATTCATTATAAAAATATAAATGAAATGAATCAAAGATTATTAAAACAGCAAAAATTATATTATCAGACAATAATAGAAAAAGAACAGTATACAAAAAGATTTAGACATGATATTAATAATCACATATATTGTTTGCAACATTTATGTGAACAAAAAAAATATGATGAGTTAACAGAATATCTATATGATATGCAAAAGCATACAGCTGAATTAAATTTAGATATACAAACAGGAAATGATATTGTAAATATTATTGTTAACGATCTTTATTCAAAAAATAAAGCAGATAACATAATAATAAAATGGACAGGTCTATTACCAGAGATACTTAAAATATCATCTATGGATTTATGTACTATTTTTTCAAATCTTATTTCAAATGCCATCGAAGCTGTTAGAATCCTTGATATAAATGATAAGAAAGTAATTGATGTTCAGATAAGAAGAATGAATGCTAATATTGTTATCCAAATAAGTAATCCAGTAAAGGAACAGGTAAATATATTAAATAATCGATTAACAACAACTAAAAAGAATAAAGATCAACATGGGTTAGGAAGTTTAAATGTTGAAAGATGTGTTCAAAAATACCAAGGACAATTGCAGTACAGATGTATTGATAATATCTTTACTGCTAACATAGTTTTTCTCAATATTGTACCTTAG
- the addB gene encoding helicase-exonuclease AddAB subunit AddB has product MSLQFILGGSGSGKSHYIYEKIIKESIECPKTNYLVIVPEQFTLQTQKDLVSMHPNKGIMNIDVLSFLRLAYRVFEELGGNQRIVLEDTGKSMIVKKVVMEKKNDLVLYGANIKKQGFIDEMKSVLSELFQYSIGMDELEQMYEISEKKPMLRNKLKDIITIYQGFKDFLEDKYITTEEILDVLCEVIDQSKKLSDMVICFDGFTGFTPSQYKLLSKLLKQAKKIYITVTMDERERNKRQEEHELFYLSGKTIEKISKIASEDRVDIEDPIVMELLEENEFIPYRFLTSEALRALEHNIFRYPYRPYEKEQEDITITAAKDARSEVIHTILNIQKLLHEDSYRYRDIAVVTGDIENYGDLLKREFELANIPCFIDDKKDILTNPIVEFIRAALEVIEQNFTYESVFRYLKCGLVRWKDEDIDKLENYVIALGIRGKSKWASEWVRVYRTQYEVSIDEINELRERFYHEIEPFLTVFQDGNKTVKDYVTGIYNLLLQFEVEEQLEEMAANFREKNSGAFLQKAKEYDQVYRIVIEIFDRIVELLGEEQLSVKEFKDILETGFKEAKVGLIPPGVDQIVVGDIERTRLKDIKALFFIGVNDGIVPKANPGGGILSDADRQLFSDHEIELSPTKRQNAFTTEFYIYLNLTKPQNKLFLSYAKIGNDGKALRASYLIGKIKKLFPKIKTLEFDLVPYEERTVTDALSTDRGLSYLIEGLRNYNNAKSVDLFHELLRVYMSGEIPFPVDKQLIFDGLFYCNTETGLAKKVAKKLYGELLLGSVTRMERFAACAFAHFLQYGILLEERQEYQIMVPDIGNIFHEALELFSKKLKESEYTWHTLPDEVRIKLGNESVIEATTDFGNGILTNSKRNEYIINRVERVLQRTVKTLSEQLKVGLFEPAVFEQGFSYADRFLSLRGRIDRIDVYEEGDVTYIKVIDYKSGSTSFDLQSLYYGLQMQLSVYLSAALQMMKEKNPDKVVIPAGVFYYNLDDPIVEKSDHVEDDINKKLSMNGLANASEDVISYMDQNFHTEEGKLAPSQKSRVIPVETNKTGELTKRSSVASIEEFEKLLNYVDRLMHYFSKQIMEGKTNPQPYKLKKKSACDYCPYSSVCGFDCRMEGYDYRRLKEMTNEEIWLELKERNDSNGNNDLDDGPTKGN; this is encoded by the coding sequence ATGTCACTTCAATTTATATTAGGTGGTTCGGGATCAGGAAAATCACATTATATATATGAAAAAATAATAAAGGAATCGATCGAGTGTCCAAAAACTAATTATTTAGTGATTGTACCAGAACAATTCACCTTACAAACTCAAAAGGACCTAGTAAGCATGCATCCCAACAAAGGAATCATGAATATCGATGTTTTAAGCTTTCTAAGATTAGCTTATCGTGTGTTTGAGGAGCTTGGTGGAAATCAACGTATTGTGTTAGAAGACACTGGTAAGAGTATGATTGTTAAAAAAGTTGTTATGGAGAAGAAGAACGACTTAGTACTCTATGGTGCAAACATAAAGAAGCAAGGATTCATCGATGAAATGAAATCCGTTCTTTCCGAGTTATTTCAGTATAGCATCGGAATGGACGAGCTAGAGCAAATGTATGAAATATCAGAAAAAAAGCCAATGTTACGGAATAAATTAAAGGATATTATTACAATATACCAAGGCTTTAAGGATTTTCTAGAAGATAAATATATTACAACAGAGGAAATCTTGGATGTGCTCTGTGAAGTCATTGACCAATCGAAAAAACTATCGGATATGGTAATTTGTTTTGATGGATTTACTGGGTTTACGCCGTCACAGTACAAGCTATTAAGTAAGCTTTTAAAACAAGCGAAGAAAATATATATCACAGTTACCATGGATGAAAGAGAGCGAAATAAAAGGCAGGAAGAGCACGAACTTTTCTATCTATCAGGGAAAACCATTGAGAAAATATCAAAAATAGCAAGTGAAGATCGTGTTGATATAGAAGATCCAATTGTAATGGAATTACTAGAGGAAAACGAATTTATTCCATATCGATTTTTAACTAGTGAAGCACTTCGCGCACTGGAGCATAATATTTTCAGGTATCCATATCGACCATATGAAAAAGAACAAGAGGATATTACAATTACGGCAGCAAAAGATGCAAGAAGCGAAGTAATTCATACTATTTTAAATATACAGAAATTATTGCATGAGGATTCCTATCGATACCGTGATATTGCAGTGGTTACTGGAGATATCGAAAACTATGGGGATTTATTAAAAAGGGAATTTGAACTGGCCAATATCCCTTGTTTTATCGATGATAAAAAAGATATATTAACGAATCCAATCGTGGAATTTATACGTGCTGCACTGGAAGTAATTGAACAAAACTTCACCTATGAAAGTGTGTTTCGATATTTAAAATGTGGTCTCGTTCGATGGAAGGATGAAGACATTGATAAGTTAGAAAACTACGTAATAGCACTTGGTATTCGTGGAAAAAGTAAATGGGCAAGTGAGTGGGTTAGAGTATATCGTACACAGTATGAAGTTTCAATTGATGAGATCAATGAACTAAGAGAACGGTTTTATCATGAAATTGAACCATTTCTTACTGTATTTCAAGATGGAAATAAAACGGTTAAGGATTATGTAACAGGGATTTATAATTTATTATTGCAATTTGAAGTAGAAGAACAGCTAGAAGAAATGGCAGCAAACTTTCGTGAAAAGAATTCTGGAGCATTTCTTCAAAAGGCAAAAGAATATGATCAAGTATATCGTATTGTAATAGAAATCTTTGACCGAATTGTGGAACTTCTAGGTGAAGAACAGCTTAGTGTAAAAGAATTTAAAGATATTTTAGAAACTGGATTTAAAGAAGCCAAAGTTGGTTTAATACCACCTGGAGTGGATCAAATTGTTGTTGGTGATATTGAACGTACAAGATTAAAAGATATTAAAGCTCTATTCTTTATTGGAGTAAACGATGGAATTGTGCCAAAAGCAAATCCTGGCGGCGGAATCTTAAGTGACGCGGATCGACAGTTATTTTCGGATCATGAAATTGAACTTTCACCAACCAAGCGTCAAAATGCGTTTACTACAGAGTTCTATATTTATTTAAACTTAACGAAACCTCAGAATAAATTGTTTTTATCGTATGCTAAAATAGGGAATGATGGAAAGGCATTAAGAGCTTCTTATCTAATCGGAAAGATTAAGAAGTTATTTCCAAAGATCAAAACGCTGGAGTTTGACTTAGTACCTTACGAGGAGAGAACGGTAACAGATGCACTTTCAACGGATCGAGGACTTTCCTATTTAATTGAAGGCTTAAGAAATTATAACAATGCAAAATCAGTTGATTTATTTCATGAGTTATTAAGAGTATATATGTCTGGTGAAATACCATTTCCAGTGGATAAGCAATTAATATTTGATGGATTATTTTATTGTAATACTGAGACTGGATTAGCTAAAAAAGTTGCTAAGAAATTATATGGGGAACTTTTGCTAGGAAGTGTTACAAGAATGGAACGATTCGCAGCTTGTGCCTTCGCTCACTTTTTACAATATGGTATTTTATTAGAAGAACGACAAGAATATCAAATTATGGTGCCAGACATCGGAAATATCTTTCATGAGGCACTGGAGTTATTTTCAAAGAAATTAAAGGAAAGCGAATATACTTGGCATACACTTCCTGACGAGGTAAGAATTAAACTAGGAAATGAGAGTGTAATAGAAGCAACTACGGATTTTGGAAATGGAATTCTTACAAATTCCAAAAGAAATGAGTATATTATAAATCGTGTAGAACGAGTATTACAAAGAACCGTTAAAACATTAAGTGAGCAATTAAAAGTCGGATTATTTGAACCAGCGGTATTTGAGCAAGGCTTTTCTTATGCCGACCGTTTTCTATCATTACGAGGAAGAATCGATAGAATTGATGTCTATGAAGAAGGGGATGTCACCTATATTAAGGTTATTGATTATAAATCAGGTTCTACTTCCTTTGATTTGCAAAGCCTTTATTATGGACTTCAGATGCAATTAAGTGTTTACTTATCCGCAGCTTTGCAGATGATGAAAGAGAAAAATCCAGATAAGGTAGTTATCCCAGCGGGAGTATTTTATTATAATTTGGATGACCCAATTGTTGAAAAATCAGATCATGTAGAAGATGACATTAACAAGAAGTTATCAATGAATGGACTTGCAAATGCCTCCGAAGATGTGATTTCTTATATGGACCAAAACTTTCATACGGAAGAAGGTAAACTAGCACCGTCACAAAAATCTAGAGTTATACCAGTGGAAACGAACAAAACGGGTGAATTAACAAAGCGTTCTAGTGTTGCTAGTATTGAAGAATTTGAGAAACTTCTTAATTATGTTGATCGTTTGATGCACTATTTTAGCAAACAGATCATGGAGGGAAAAACAAACCCACAGCCTTATAAATTAAAGAAAAAAAGTGCCTGTGATTATTGTCCATATTCCTCCGTTTGTGGTTTTGACTGCCGCATGGAGGGCTATGATTATCGCAGATTAAAGGAAATGACCAACGAAGAAATATGGCTAGAGTTAAAAGAAAGGAATGATTCTAATGGCAACAATGACTTGGACGACGGACCAACAAAAGGTAATTGA